Sequence from the Clostridium saccharobutylicum DSM 13864 genome:
AATGAAGTTGACCTGTTATATTTGGTGGTGGCATTATTATTGTATATGGCTTTTTATTTTTATCAATTACTGGTGTAAAATAGCCTTTTTCTTCCCAAGTTTTATAAATCCTATCTTCAAATTCTTTTGGATCATATGTAGTTGATATGTTTTTAATTTCTGACATTTTCATTCCTCCATTTTTTTAATTTACTCAATAAATTAATAATTTTTCGTTGAACTTAGCTATATATCTTTTATAAAATAAGTCCAACTCACATACATTCTCTGTTGGCCTTGAAATAACCAAATGCAAGATACTGACAGAGAAAGTTCTGCTATTCAAATACAAGATTTGGATCATCACTTTTGGATTCTCAACGCAAAAAAAGCCTTCATCACAAAAGGACGAAGACTCGCGGTACCACCTTTATTTCCACGCAAACAATAATATGCTCTAATGGACTCTTAATTTAAATAACGATTCAGATAAACCGTCTTTAGCTACTACTATTTCACTAAAGAAGCTCAAAAGCTACCTTCAAAATTTCCTGCATAAGGGTTTTCAGCTATCCCCTCTCTCTTATTGGTTCTTTCTAAATCTATGATTTACCTAAAAGAACTGTACTCCTCAGATTTCCTGAATGAGTATCCTTTAATGCCTAAAAATTTTTACTCCTCTTTGTCATTGCTTTTATTTATTAATTTACTTAAAATAATAGCTTATAGTATAAATTTTGTCAATAATAGTTTTTTGTATAGATATCACAAAGTAGGAATAAAGGCCGTGCATCTATTTCGATGGCATAAAGCTAAGTTTATAAGTTGTTTATCTACTTTGCCCTTGAACTCTAATCATACTTATAATTCCATATATCACTGTAGCAAATGTAATACCAACAATTGCAATTAACATTCCTCCACTTACTCCCTGCATTTTTCCTAGCGCAGCTTGTATACTTTCCCATGTTAATATATTTATCATAAATGACATTTCTAAATCAATTAAAAGTATTAACTGACGTACAACCTTATATAAAGCTTCTGAATTTTTTTCTTTAACCGAAACTGAAATATTATAACACATAGGCATCTTAGTTAATACAAACATAAGTAAATGCATCCCTGTGCTAAATCCAATTATTCGAAATAAATAAGTTTTACTTCCAAAAGCATCTGGTGCTCCTGAGAATCCAAAATGAGTTGGCACAATTTCAGGAATATCCCTCCAAACTATTTTTAAATACACTATTATAAATATAATAGGAAGTGTTGCTAATATAATTAAAGCTTTGTCCTTCCATGATAATGGAAGTTTAACCTTTGATCTTCTTCCAACATTCATAAAAATCTTACCTTTCTCAATAATTCACAAAATAAGTTATACATAGCCAAAAGTATAACTTATATCTTTACATTACATTACCTATAGCATTTATTTACTGCCTGTAGTAATCTAATTAACGCTTCTTGCAACGCCTTAGTTGGACAAGCTAGATTAATTCTTTCAAATCCTTTAGCTTCATCGCCAAAAATATATCCTTCATCTAAGAATAACATGGCTTCTGTTATCATAAATTTTTCTAATGCCTTGTGATCCTTTTCTAATCCTCTAAAATCCAGCCATTGAATATAAGTCCCCTCAAGGTTTATAACATTAACTTCTGGCATATTTGGCTTTATAAATTCTTTTACTAGTTTTTTATTCGAATTAATTACTTTTATAAGTTCCTCAAGCCAATCTTCACATTCATTATAAGCAATTTCACAAGCCATATATCCAAAAATATTTAATCCAAGTTTCCAATAGACTTTCTACGCTCTACTCGAATCCTATCCCTAATTTTTTTATTCGAAGCTATCATGTTAGATAACTGTATTCCAGCTAAATTAAATGTTTTACTTGGTGCTGTACAAGTAACTGAATGATCTGAAAATTCCTTGGAAATATTAGCAAATACATTATGTTTGTATCCTGGCATTATTAAATCGAAGTGAATTTCATCAGATACAACAATAACGTTATTGTCTATACATATTTTCCCCATCTTTTCTAGTTCTTCCTTATTCCAAACACGACCAACAGGATTATGTGAATTAAATAAAATAAATAATTTAGTATTTTGTAATTTAGCTTTTCTTTCAAAATCTTCAAAATCAATCTCATGATGATCCTTACAAAGCACTAATTCACTTTTAATAATCTTTCTGTTATTCAATTTAATAGCAGTATAAAATGGATAATATACTGGTGTCATAAGAAGCACATTGTCTTCCTCTTCTGTAAGAGCTCTTATTATTATATGTAATGCTGGAATAACTCCTGAAAATTCTGTAATCCATTCTTTTTCTACATTCCAATCATGTCTTTTTTTCATCCAATTACATACTGCATTATAATATTCTTGTGTAGCTTCAGTGTATCCAAAAATAGTGGAATCTATGTATGTTTTAAGTGCTTCTGTAATCTGTGGTAGATTTTTAAATTCCATATCAGCAACCGAAAATGGTACTATACTATCGTCAACATTTGCATTAACTTTCCCCATTAAATTGCTCCAATATTTTTTCTAGAAACTAATGTTTCGAAATCGTAATTCATGAAATTCACTCCTCTATTAATAATATTTTGCAAATTAATAAATGATTTTTAAAAAACTGTAGGCTTTTTTAATTAATTATTTATCATTAAAATCACTGTTTACAATAAAAAAATAGCATTAGATATATATTTATATCTATCACTATTTATCAGTAAAATTAATCTATTTAAATTTATATAGAAATATTCATAAAATTAAACACTATCATTATTATTGTAAAAATAGCTAATCCAATAAAATTATATATTGAAAAAACTTTTAAATATTTAAATGTTTCGGTTTTATGTTGATTAACATATAATCTATACGAAATTGTATTTGCCATAGATGCAATTAAAGTTCCAAGACCTCCTATATTTGTAGCAATTAATAACTCACTATAATGATTGGTAAATCCAGAAAGTAATATTGTTGTAGGAACGTTACTTATAAATTGACATGATATTATTCCAACAAAATATGTGGTTAATCCCCCACTTAGTATACTTTTCATAAATGTTTCAACTACAGTCATATGAGATATGTTGCCGATAAATATAAAGAATCCAATAAATGTTATTATAAGAGAATAATCTACCTTCATAAACAATTTCTTATTTATCATTAAGATTGTTAGTACAGTTATTATAAATGCAATTTGATAATCAATAACACGAAATACTGATAATAAAGTTACCATCATTAAAAGTGCATAAAATATCAATTGATTTTTATTAGTTATTTCTACTTTTTCTAATTTAAATTGTAATTTTTCATTTTTTTGATTAAAAATAAGAAATGTTAAAAAAATCACTCCAAAAATACCTATTGGTAAAGTTATTTTTAAAAATTCTATTGGATTAATATTATATAGATTATAAATATATATATTGTGAGGATTTCCCATTGGCATTATGCTGCTTCCAAGATTAGCTGCTAAGGTTTGAAACATTACTGTCTTCATAACTTTTATATTTACTTTTTCAGCGATTATCAAAGTGATAGGTATGAATGTAAGTAAAGATACATCATTAGTCATTATCATAGCTGCAAAAAAAGTAATAAAAATTAATGTTGCACTTACATGTCTTGATGTTTTACATTTGCTTAATAATGAAGTAGCAATAAAATCTAAAACTTTTAACTCTCTAAGTCCAGCTACTACTACCATTAAATTGAATAATGTTATAAGCATCTTAAAGTTAATATAACTTGCACTTGGCAATGAAACACAAGATGTTATACTTGCAAGAAGAATTGCTATAATTAACAAATACTCTTTTTTCAAAATGCTAAATAAATATTCTTTACTTATAACATTCGATGATTTTGCTTGTGCTGATATTAATTGATTCATATTACATTCCTTCTTTTCTTTATACATAAATTGTCTTCAATATATATTTTAACATATTTTACTTAAATTTTACTTTAAAAATATATTCTTAACCTAACCTTAACAAATCATTAATATTTAGCATGTTAAAAAACAAAAAATCGATTTTAAAATATACTTATATCACTACCTATAATTATGCACTTTGAATCTTTTCCATGACCAATTTCATTTGTTTTTATTATTGGCATACAATCATCATCGATAACTTCCATTACTAACTCTATTATATTGGGTTCATAATTTTCTTTCTCCATCTCCGTATAACTTCCAAGAATAATTCCTTTTACTTTTTTTAATATACCCATTTGTTTATATTGAGTTAAATACGTTGATATTTTAGGTACATCTCCTCCCATACTTTCTAAAAACAATATCTTATTTTCAAAATCCGGCATATATTTAGTTCCTGCGAGTTTTAATAAGCATCTTAAATTTCCGCCTATAACAATCCCTTCCATATGATTTCCTTGTATCCACTCATAATCAAAATTTAAGAGAGATTTTTTATTTTCTACAGTAGTAATTTCATTATATTCTTTGTTTGTCTTCATATTTATAAAGGTATTTTTAAAATTATTAATCTGTATATCTTTATTTTCATCAACTATATTTCTTATTTGATATAGACATGTTTTCATTCCTGTCTTTGCATATATAGCATTCAGAATCACAGTTAAATCACTATATCCAAAAAATAGCTTAGGATTTTTCTTAATTATTTCAAAATCTAAATAATCTAAAATTCCATTAGCTAA
This genomic interval carries:
- a CDS encoding DUF1648 domain-containing protein; its protein translation is MNVGRRSKVKLPLSWKDKALIILATLPIIFIIVYLKIVWRDIPEIVPTHFGFSGAPDAFGSKTYLFRIIGFSTGMHLLMFVLTKMPMCYNISVSVKEKNSEALYKVVRQLILLIDLEMSFMINILTWESIQAALGKMQGVSGGMLIAIVGITFATVIYGIISMIRVQGQSR
- a CDS encoding MalY/PatB family protein, which codes for MGKVNANVDDSIVPFSVADMEFKNLPQITEALKTYIDSTIFGYTEATQEYYNAVCNWMKKRHDWNVEKEWITEFSGVIPALHIIIRALTEEEDNVLLMTPVYYPFYTAIKLNNRKIIKSELVLCKDHHEIDFEDFERKAKLQNTKLFILFNSHNPVGRVWNKEELEKMGKICIDNNVIVVSDEIHFDLIMPGYKHNVFANISKEFSDHSVTCTAPSKTFNLAGIQLSNMIASNKKIRDRIRVERRKSIGNLD
- a CDS encoding SLC13 family permease, which encodes MNQLISAQAKSSNVISKEYLFSILKKEYLLIIAILLASITSCVSLPSASYINFKMLITLFNLMVVVAGLRELKVLDFIATSLLSKCKTSRHVSATLIFITFFAAMIMTNDVSLLTFIPITLIIAEKVNIKVMKTVMFQTLAANLGSSIMPMGNPHNIYIYNLYNINPIEFLKITLPIGIFGVIFLTFLIFNQKNEKLQFKLEKVEITNKNQLIFYALLMMVTLLSVFRVIDYQIAFIITVLTILMINKKLFMKVDYSLIITFIGFFIFIGNISHMTVVETFMKSILSGGLTTYFVGIISCQFISNVPTTILLSGFTNHYSELLIATNIGGLGTLIASMANTISYRLYVNQHKTETFKYLKVFSIYNFIGLAIFTIIMIVFNFMNISI
- a CDS encoding S66 family peptidase, with amino-acid sequence MELLKHGDSVGIVACSNGLDKKSNIIMKELEETLSILGFQTIFSNNLYRTKSIFNGSNKEKAEILMDFFNNPDIKAIFDVSGGDLANGILDYLDFEIIKKNPKLFFGYSDLTVILNAIYAKTGMKTCLYQIRNIVDENKDIQINNFKNTFINMKTNKEYNEITTVENKKSLLNFDYEWIQGNHMEGIVIGGNLRCLLKLAGTKYMPDFENKILFLESMGGDVPKISTYLTQYKQMGILKKVKGIILGSYTEMEKENYEPNIIELVMEVIDDDCMPIIKTNEIGHGKDSKCIIIGSDISIF